In one Sporomusa sphaeroides DSM 2875 genomic region, the following are encoded:
- a CDS encoding ABC transporter ATP-binding protein translates to MFKIINRLLTLAGEYSQRIKFAFFLSTFEAFLGQVPILTVLVVLIKISANDITVRDAQLVALVIVLSIIVRALLKRWIDGLQSSTGYEIFARERLKLGDRLKRLPMGYFSNGNIGKITAVVTSDLVFIEEHSMSVLSKVVSCYLGIAVSVILLFRFDYRIGFISLFTFILASLALKQVEKVIVVRADDRQESQSRLISAVLEYVKGISVIKSFNMTEERTERIYQEFKNHRDVNINFEEEFIPPSINFDRALALGTTLTVFASAYFYFNKTMELSMLLVMMIFAFQIYLPFKTINVLSVMINIMKNALDRFDSICNIENVDKDGKDIVVNKFDIEFNNVSFAYEQEQVIHNVSFVVPENSMTALVGKSGSGKTTIANLIARFWDIQGGAIKIGGVDSKEMTFDSLLKNISMVFQDVYLFNDTILNNLRLAKPEATLSEIMEVCKKACCHDFIMELPNGYDTIVGEGGSSLSGGEKQRISIARAILKDAPIILLDEATASLDPDNEKQIQAAISELVRNKTLVVIAHRLSTIKEADQILVLDKGRIVQQGVHEKLIEVDGQYKDFWQRRMQAGSWKISQV, encoded by the coding sequence ATGTTTAAGATCATCAACAGGCTGTTGACGCTGGCCGGTGAATATTCCCAGCGGATAAAGTTTGCATTTTTTCTTAGTACTTTTGAAGCCTTTTTGGGTCAAGTTCCGATTTTGACCGTGTTAGTTGTTTTGATTAAAATATCCGCCAATGACATTACGGTTCGAGATGCCCAACTGGTAGCTTTGGTTATTGTACTTAGTATTATTGTAAGAGCTTTATTAAAAAGATGGATAGATGGCTTACAAAGCAGTACCGGTTATGAGATTTTTGCCAGGGAAAGATTAAAGCTGGGTGACCGTTTGAAAAGGCTGCCAATGGGATATTTTTCTAATGGCAACATAGGTAAAATTACGGCAGTGGTTACTTCTGATTTGGTTTTTATTGAAGAACATTCCATGTCGGTGCTGTCCAAGGTTGTTTCCTGTTATCTCGGGATTGCAGTCAGCGTAATTTTGCTGTTTAGGTTTGATTATCGGATTGGCTTTATTTCGCTGTTTACTTTTATATTAGCCTCTTTGGCCTTAAAACAGGTTGAAAAAGTTATTGTAGTTCGTGCTGACGATAGGCAGGAAAGTCAGTCCAGACTTATTAGCGCTGTTCTAGAATATGTAAAGGGTATTTCAGTAATTAAATCCTTCAATATGACGGAGGAAAGAACAGAGAGAATCTATCAAGAGTTTAAAAACCATCGTGATGTAAATATTAACTTTGAAGAAGAGTTTATTCCGCCAAGTATAAATTTTGACCGGGCTTTAGCACTTGGTACCACTCTTACTGTATTTGCCTCAGCCTATTTTTATTTTAATAAGACAATGGAATTATCCATGCTGCTGGTGATGATGATTTTTGCATTTCAAATATATCTGCCCTTTAAAACTATAAATGTACTTAGTGTCATGATTAATATTATGAAAAATGCTTTGGACCGTTTTGATTCAATTTGTAATATAGAAAATGTTGATAAAGATGGTAAAGATATTGTTGTAAATAAATTTGACATTGAATTTAACAATGTTTCTTTTGCTTATGAACAAGAACAAGTAATACACAATGTTAGTTTTGTTGTGCCGGAGAATAGTATGACTGCTCTAGTTGGTAAATCCGGCAGCGGCAAAACGACTATTGCTAATTTGATTGCCCGGTTTTGGGATATTCAAGGCGGAGCCATTAAAATAGGCGGTGTTGATAGTAAAGAAATGACTTTCGATAGTTTGCTTAAGAATATTAGCATGGTTTTTCAAGATGTGTATTTGTTTAATGATACTATTTTGAATAATTTAAGATTAGCCAAGCCTGAGGCAACGCTTAGCGAAATTATGGAGGTTTGTAAAAAGGCTTGCTGTCATGATTTCATTATGGAATTACCTAATGGCTATGACACTATTGTTGGTGAAGGAGGCTCCTCTTTATCTGGCGGCGAGAAGCAGCGTATATCTATTGCCAGAGCTATTTTAAAGGATGCGCCGATTATTCTTTTAGATGAAGCAACAGCTAGTTTAGACCCGGATAATGAAAAGCAGATTCAAGCTGCTATTAGTGAGCTTGTCAGAAATAAAACCTTAGTGGTTATTGCCCATCGTTTATCTACTATTAAGGAAGCTGATCAAATTTTGGTCTTGGACAAAGGGAGGATTGTTCAACAGGGTGTGCATGAAAAGCTTATTGAGGTGGATGGACAGTATAAAGATTTCTGGCAGCGAAGAATGCAGGCCGGCAGTTGGAAAATCAGTCAGGTATGA
- a CDS encoding efflux RND transporter permease subunit: MGKINLTEWALKHKQVVYYFIIIIFIAGISSYQDLGRMEDPDFTLRLMVVSASWPGATARQMEEQVTDKLERRLQDTPGLDYIMSYSTPGQCIIYVALKEDEVKGSQVRQTWFEVRNMVEEIKYTLPAGVNGPFCNDRFDDVFGCIYALTGPDYSYEELREEAERIRRLLVNIPSVKKIELQGVQTEKIYIEMENAKLAQLGLAPSDMMNAVYNHNVMSSSGMIETETSNLHLRISGRFDNLEDLKNMPIHANGQSLRLADIAKINRDYSDPADPKMFFNGQPAIGLALSMDTGGNIIKLGKNLDNALSKIKEQLPAGMELDIVANQPEVVQQSINDFVRSLAEAILIVLFVCFFSLGVRSGLVVALGIPLVICGVFLVMKLLGIDLHKISLGALIISLGLLVDDAIIAIEMMKVKLQEGMERFEAACYAYRVTSFPMLTGTLITCAGFIPMGFSEGTASEFIGSIFWVITIALLLSWIVSVLVTPLLGYSLLKSSSDASLIKNDIYNTRFYNKFRIILIWCLSHRKKVLIGTLAAFIGSIFLMGIVKQEFFPESSRPEIVIDMRLPQGASVKATEREAKRFIEKLTMDAELTNYSYYVGKGAPRFILTGDAEFPNTNLVQFVIVAKDVAIRDKLAKKARELLSTEFPEVRGNVKFLKTGPSYPYPVNLRVTGKDHDQVRKIAEQVVGKMNHNPIITDVNLDWSEKSQILKLEVDQDKARMLGVDNQTLAANLQGLLSGAAIAEFREKDRTIGIVFRLDQKSRNNLSLFKDINVPAGNGYVPLAQIANISYAAEEGLIWRRDLQPTITVQANTIEGILSNDATQAVYDSLAELRAELPSGYSIDIGGSLEMSLKANGWVMQLVPVMILAIITLLMLQIQNIPKMLLTLLTAPMGLIGVSIILLLTGRPMGFVVQLAILALSGIIMRNSVILIDQIEKHTEAGEHPWDAIVNAAVSRFRPIMLTAAATILAMIPLVSNDFWGPMAVAIAGGLFGATILTLLILPVMYAAWYKVPYR, from the coding sequence ATGGGAAAAATAAATTTAACAGAATGGGCTCTTAAACACAAGCAAGTAGTTTACTATTTTATTATTATCATTTTTATTGCCGGAATATCTTCTTATCAGGATTTAGGGCGGATGGAGGATCCTGACTTTACTTTACGTTTGATGGTAGTGTCTGCCAGCTGGCCTGGAGCTACTGCCCGTCAAATGGAAGAGCAAGTTACCGATAAATTGGAAAGAAGATTGCAGGATACACCAGGGCTTGATTATATAATGAGTTATTCAACACCAGGGCAGTGCATTATTTATGTTGCTTTAAAAGAAGATGAGGTTAAAGGCAGTCAGGTCCGGCAAACGTGGTTTGAAGTGCGCAATATGGTTGAGGAAATTAAATATACATTGCCGGCAGGCGTAAATGGACCTTTTTGTAATGACCGGTTTGATGATGTTTTTGGCTGCATTTATGCTTTGACAGGGCCTGATTATAGTTATGAGGAACTGAGAGAAGAGGCTGAGCGGATTCGACGTTTGCTGGTTAACATTCCCAGTGTCAAAAAAATTGAGCTGCAAGGCGTTCAGACTGAAAAAATATATATTGAAATGGAAAATGCCAAATTAGCACAGTTGGGTCTTGCTCCTTCCGATATGATGAATGCTGTGTATAATCACAATGTTATGAGTTCTTCAGGTATGATCGAAACTGAGACAAGTAATTTGCATTTACGAATAAGTGGTAGATTTGATAATCTTGAAGATTTAAAAAATATGCCTATTCATGCTAACGGGCAAAGTTTACGTTTAGCTGATATTGCTAAAATTAATCGCGATTATAGTGACCCGGCTGACCCTAAAATGTTTTTTAATGGTCAACCGGCAATTGGTTTGGCTTTGTCAATGGATACAGGCGGAAACATTATTAAACTGGGTAAGAATTTAGATAATGCTCTTTCAAAAATCAAAGAGCAACTGCCTGCAGGTATGGAGCTGGATATTGTAGCTAATCAACCGGAAGTTGTGCAGCAATCAATTAATGATTTTGTCAGGTCTTTGGCGGAAGCTATTCTAATTGTCTTGTTTGTTTGCTTTTTTAGTTTGGGGGTACGCTCTGGACTGGTAGTGGCTTTAGGTATTCCTTTGGTTATTTGTGGTGTTTTTTTAGTTATGAAACTGCTGGGAATAGATCTTCATAAAATTTCTTTAGGAGCATTGATTATCTCTTTAGGTTTACTGGTTGATGATGCTATTATTGCCATTGAGATGATGAAAGTTAAGTTGCAAGAGGGAATGGAACGTTTTGAAGCTGCTTGTTATGCTTATAGGGTTACTTCTTTCCCCATGCTTACCGGGACATTAATTACCTGCGCCGGTTTTATTCCTATGGGCTTTTCCGAGGGAACGGCTTCTGAATTTATCGGCAGTATTTTTTGGGTAATTACGATAGCCCTTTTGCTTTCCTGGATTGTCTCGGTGTTGGTAACACCGTTGTTAGGTTATAGTTTGTTGAAAAGTTCTTCTGATGCGAGTTTAATAAAAAATGATATTTATAATACCCGCTTTTACAATAAGTTTAGAATCATTTTAATTTGGTGTTTATCTCATCGCAAAAAAGTATTAATCGGTACTTTAGCTGCGTTTATTGGTTCGATTTTTTTAATGGGTATTGTTAAACAAGAATTCTTTCCTGAATCTTCGCGACCGGAAATTGTTATCGATATGCGTTTACCACAAGGGGCTTCTGTGAAAGCTACTGAACGAGAGGCTAAACGTTTTATTGAGAAGTTAACTATGGATGCTGAGCTGACAAACTATTCTTATTATGTTGGCAAAGGAGCACCAAGATTTATTTTAACAGGTGATGCAGAATTTCCTAATACAAATTTAGTTCAATTTGTTATTGTTGCTAAAGATGTAGCTATTAGGGATAAGTTGGCTAAAAAGGCCAGAGAATTATTAAGTACTGAATTTCCAGAAGTACGTGGTAATGTAAAATTTTTAAAAACAGGTCCGTCTTATCCATATCCGGTTAATTTGCGAGTGACAGGTAAAGATCATGATCAGGTACGTAAAATAGCTGAACAAGTTGTAGGTAAAATGAATCATAATCCAATCATAACAGATGTTAATCTTGATTGGAGTGAAAAAAGTCAGATTTTAAAACTTGAGGTTGACCAAGATAAAGCAAGAATGTTAGGCGTTGATAATCAAACGCTTGCTGCTAATCTTCAAGGGCTGTTATCAGGTGCTGCTATTGCTGAATTTAGAGAAAAAGACAGGACTATCGGTATTGTTTTTAGACTTGACCAGAAAAGTCGTAATAACCTGAGCTTGTTTAAGGATATAAATGTTCCAGCAGGTAATGGTTATGTGCCATTAGCGCAGATTGCTAATATTAGCTATGCCGCTGAGGAAGGATTAATTTGGCGGCGTGATTTACAGCCAACAATTACTGTGCAAGCAAATACAATTGAAGGCATACTTAGTAATGATGCTACTCAGGCAGTTTATGACAGTTTGGCCGAGCTGCGGGCAGAGTTGCCTAGTGGTTATAGTATCGACATTGGCGGCTCTTTGGAAATGAGTTTGAAAGCAAATGGCTGGGTAATGCAGCTTGTGCCTGTCATGATTTTAGCGATTATTACTTTGTTAATGTTACAGATACAAAATATTCCTAAAATGCTGCTGACTTTACTTACTGCACCAATGGGCCTGATTGGGGTTAGTATTATTTTGCTATTGACCGGTAGACCAATGGGATTTGTTGTGCAGCTTGCTATTTTGGCCTTATCGGGAATAATCATGCGGAATTCTGTGATTCTCATTGATCAAATTGAAAAACATACAGAAGCTGGCGAACATCCTTGGGATGCTATTGTTAATGCCGCTGTTTCCCGTTTCAGGCCAATTATGCTCACTGCGGCAGCGACAATTTTGGCGATGATACCATTAGTTTCCAATGATTTCTGGGGTCCTATGGCAGTAGCTATAGCAGGGGGGCTTTTTGGGGCAACAATACTTACTTTGTTAATACTGCCTGTTATGTATGCTGCTTGGTATAAAGTTCCTTATCGGTAG
- a CDS encoding ABC transporter ATP-binding protein: protein MSGFIKICSYAKEHRKKTYLAIFLIFLSAFSGIVPYLFTYDMMLRFIESNTVTLNYLFLISAGIFIGLLLQSFLFYKGLTASHQAAYDTLMELRIKFAEKMSKLPMGDIKARGVGSYKKNFVDDIESTETLLAHMIPEGIPFVITPIIVYVVLFLLDWRLGFLSLASVFVGMIPIFIMMRSSLKKMGYYYDSARKMNATIVEYVSGMEVIKIFNRTSSSYENYVMSIENYKKYTLDWFKESWTYMAIYSSILPCTILFLLPVGTLFYLNGTLTLPVLAFSLLLSMGLGQPLLRLVDFMPTIPVLKHKIEQLEKTFSGQELVTLNKNINPAHYDVEFRNVYFGYEEQNVIKNISFTAKENTVTAIVGASGSGKSTLAKLLVHFWDVKAGEITIGGANIQDFSFEELMDIVSYVSQDVYLFNTTVMENIRIGRPGATDEEIIACAKAAMCHDFITELDRGYETIAGEDGNKFSGGEKQRISIARAILKNAPIIVLDEATAFTDPENEDKIQAALNKLIIGKTVIVIAHRLSTIADANKIIVLDKGVLIGEGTHSQLLQSSDAYQHLWNSHMETLQWGIKVKEVEHV, encoded by the coding sequence ATGAGTGGTTTTATAAAGATATGTTCTTATGCCAAAGAACATAGAAAAAAGACATATTTGGCAATCTTTTTAATTTTTCTCAGTGCTTTTTCTGGGATTGTTCCCTATCTTTTTACTTATGATATGATGCTTCGATTTATTGAATCAAATACGGTTACTCTAAATTATTTATTCCTTATATCGGCCGGAATATTTATTGGTTTATTATTGCAATCTTTTTTATTTTATAAAGGCTTAACGGCATCACACCAAGCAGCTTATGATACTTTGATGGAATTGAGAATTAAATTTGCCGAAAAGATGTCAAAATTACCGATGGGAGATATAAAAGCAAGAGGAGTAGGGAGTTATAAGAAAAATTTTGTTGATGATATTGAAAGTACCGAAACCTTATTGGCTCATATGATCCCAGAGGGTATTCCGTTTGTAATAACACCTATTATCGTTTATGTTGTTTTGTTTTTATTAGATTGGCGCCTGGGATTTCTTTCGCTTGCATCGGTATTTGTTGGCATGATACCGATTTTTATCATGATGAGGAGCAGTTTAAAAAAGATGGGGTATTATTATGATTCGGCTCGTAAAATGAATGCAACTATAGTTGAGTATGTTTCCGGTATGGAAGTTATAAAAATTTTTAATAGAACCTCAAGTTCTTATGAAAACTATGTGATGTCTATTGAAAATTACAAAAAGTATACGTTGGATTGGTTTAAAGAATCGTGGACTTATATGGCTATTTATAGTTCTATACTTCCGTGTACGATATTATTTCTATTGCCTGTAGGTACACTATTTTATCTTAATGGTACATTGACTTTGCCGGTATTGGCTTTTTCTTTGCTTCTGTCTATGGGGCTGGGTCAGCCGTTACTTAGGTTGGTTGACTTTATGCCTACTATTCCTGTGTTAAAGCACAAAATAGAGCAGTTGGAGAAAACATTTAGTGGTCAGGAGTTAGTTACTTTAAATAAAAATATAAATCCTGCTCATTATGACGTAGAATTTCGTAATGTTTATTTTGGCTATGAAGAGCAAAATGTTATCAAAAATATTTCTTTTACAGCTAAGGAAAATACTGTTACTGCCATTGTTGGCGCTTCAGGCAGTGGCAAAAGCACGTTAGCTAAATTATTGGTGCATTTTTGGGATGTAAAAGCAGGGGAGATAACGATAGGCGGCGCTAATATACAAGATTTTTCTTTCGAAGAATTGATGGATATTGTCAGTTATGTTTCGCAGGATGTTTACCTATTTAATACTACGGTTATGGAAAATATTCGAATTGGCAGACCTGGTGCAACTGATGAGGAAATCATTGCGTGTGCTAAAGCTGCTATGTGTCATGATTTTATAACTGAATTGGACAGAGGTTATGAAACTATTGCCGGTGAGGACGGCAATAAATTTTCCGGAGGAGAAAAACAAAGAATTAGTATTGCCAGAGCAATTTTGAAGAATGCGCCGATTATTGTTTTAGATGAAGCGACTGCTTTTACCGATCCTGAAAATGAAGATAAAATTCAAGCAGCTTTAAATAAATTGATCATTGGCAAGACAGTAATTGTTATTGCTCATAGGCTTTCCACTATTGCCGATGCCAATAAGATTATTGTACTGGATAAAGGTGTTTTAATTGGTGAGGGAACCCACTCACAATTGCTGCAGTCCTCAGACGCATACCAACATTTATGGAATTCTCACATGGAAACCTTGCAGTGGGGAATCAAGGTTAAGGAGGTGGAACATGTTTAA
- a CDS encoding helix-turn-helix transcriptional regulator, with product MIKNAVSKNQIFNPQDEACPVCAVFDHIYRTSSFQTEMKIPETVGEGYFRRIVVKPSLRLSVSDMTFHKRITMGEKQGSSLYSLAFCLGEGFLWRVEGNPKREYGIACGESCIFNRNQGISISNHYPGSRFWGIYVEFDLDIIASFMQHRGKDHAGKNLFAGRNFLCNGKISPGIRLILNDMINCRYREQLKKIYLEGKILELVAVYLDETVFEDGARASAGKFSAYDREALYKARKILDENLATPPTLGKLAKMICLNEYKLKTGFKELFGLPVHAYIIDKRMELARLLIEEKQLLVTEAAPLVGYNDLSYFAERFRGKYGVNPSQYSKKL from the coding sequence ATGATAAAAAATGCCGTGTCAAAAAATCAGATATTTAATCCGCAGGATGAGGCCTGCCCGGTATGCGCCGTCTTTGATCATATTTACAGGACCAGTTCGTTTCAAACGGAAATGAAAATACCGGAAACAGTTGGTGAAGGCTATTTCCGGCGGATTGTTGTCAAACCCTCCCTGCGGCTGTCTGTCAGTGATATGACTTTTCATAAAAGAATAACAATGGGAGAAAAACAGGGAAGCTCCCTGTACAGTCTGGCCTTTTGCCTGGGAGAGGGATTTCTCTGGCGGGTGGAGGGGAATCCGAAGCGGGAATATGGGATTGCCTGTGGGGAAAGCTGTATATTCAACCGCAACCAGGGCATCAGTATCAGTAACCATTATCCGGGTTCACGCTTTTGGGGGATTTATGTGGAGTTTGATCTGGACATTATTGCCAGTTTTATGCAGCACAGAGGCAAAGACCATGCCGGCAAAAATTTGTTTGCCGGCCGCAATTTTTTGTGTAATGGCAAAATTTCCCCGGGCATTCGCCTGATTCTCAACGACATGATCAATTGTCGCTACCGGGAACAACTGAAAAAAATCTATCTGGAAGGAAAAATACTGGAGCTGGTTGCCGTCTATCTGGATGAAACTGTTTTTGAAGACGGTGCCAGGGCCTCGGCGGGTAAATTTTCCGCCTATGACCGGGAGGCATTATATAAAGCCAGGAAGATTCTGGACGAAAATCTTGCGACCCCGCCGACGCTGGGAAAACTGGCAAAAATGATCTGCCTGAACGAATATAAGCTGAAAACCGGCTTTAAGGAATTGTTCGGCTTGCCGGTTCATGCTTATATTATCGACAAACGGATGGAACTTGCCCGTCTGCTGATAGAAGAAAAACAACTCCTGGTTACAGAAGCGGCGCCACTGGTTGGCTACAATGATTTAAGTTATTTCGCGGAAAGATTTCGGGGAAAATATGGTGTTAATCCGTCGCAATACAGCAAGAAGCTGTAG
- a CDS encoding efflux RND transporter periplasmic adaptor subunit, translating into MQVKSFLELKRRKLFYGLIAIVTVCLVVGSFLGKEQGKPAAANIPLVRTKIVGSADKAAAYTYAGEVRGRYESQLAFQVGGKISNRFVDEGMAVQAGDVLMSIDPKDVQEVINNNAAQLAAAQAQQKLAESNLARYKQLYAQDAISKAELDYYQNAYEVAGAASRQATAQYEQGSNQLGYTRLVVEQAGVVAHIGAETGQVVSAGEMVLTLVYDGEREIEIHVPENRLPEVKEAPECEVLFWALPGVSVEGRVREIAPMANALTRTYKVRISLVNPPPAVSLGMTASVMMKNGEHSVVNTIPLTALYQTEHQPCVWVVKDNVVTLRVVEVGLQDNDLVQILSGLQAGEVIVTAGVHKLQEKQQIKVIGSN; encoded by the coding sequence ATGCAAGTAAAAAGTTTTCTGGAGCTGAAACGGAGAAAATTGTTTTACGGACTAATAGCTATCGTAACAGTTTGTTTGGTTGTCGGCAGTTTCTTGGGGAAGGAGCAAGGCAAGCCGGCTGCTGCCAATATTCCGTTGGTGCGGACAAAAATTGTAGGCAGCGCGGACAAAGCTGCCGCTTATACTTATGCCGGTGAAGTGCGTGGTCGTTACGAAAGCCAGTTGGCTTTTCAAGTGGGAGGTAAAATCAGTAACCGTTTTGTGGATGAGGGCATGGCTGTACAAGCGGGAGATGTTTTAATGAGTATCGATCCTAAGGATGTTCAAGAAGTGATCAATAACAATGCTGCGCAGCTAGCTGCTGCTCAAGCGCAGCAAAAACTTGCAGAAAGTAATTTAGCCCGTTATAAACAATTATATGCCCAGGATGCTATCAGCAAAGCGGAGCTTGATTATTATCAAAATGCCTATGAGGTGGCCGGCGCTGCCAGCCGTCAAGCGACAGCGCAATATGAACAAGGTTCCAACCAACTGGGTTATACCCGGTTGGTTGTGGAACAAGCTGGAGTGGTAGCTCACATTGGCGCAGAAACCGGGCAAGTTGTCAGCGCCGGTGAAATGGTGCTGACGCTTGTATATGATGGTGAACGGGAGATTGAGATTCATGTGCCGGAGAATCGTTTGCCAGAAGTAAAAGAAGCTCCTGAATGTGAAGTACTATTTTGGGCTCTTCCCGGGGTAAGTGTGGAAGGCCGGGTCAGGGAAATTGCTCCGATGGCTAATGCCCTTACCCGTACTTATAAAGTCCGAATTTCCTTAGTTAATCCGCCGCCTGCAGTAAGTTTGGGCATGACTGCTTCGGTTATGATGAAAAATGGTGAGCATTCTGTAGTAAATACTATTCCCCTGACAGCTTTGTATCAAACAGAGCATCAACCTTGTGTCTGGGTCGTTAAGGATAATGTGGTTACTTTACGGGTTGTTGAAGTCGGCCTGCAGGATAATGATCTGGTGCAAATACTGTCAGGTCTCCAAGCCGGAGAAGTTATCGTGACAGCGGGAGTTCATAAATTGCAGGAAAAACAACAAATTAAAGTTATTGGTAGTAATTGA
- a CDS encoding TonB-dependent receptor plug domain-containing protein produces the protein MRKPKITGKKLLHLLLSSSLFLGCAGAAAAEEAVVNGAQDEQAIEAQASMQEFSMEEYVVTASRMPTKISETAAHVTVIDQAVIEQKSIKSVAEALIDAGVEVYYEGGSVGDTGGIILNGDNRIIVLVNGRKINVEQRLEQNNLGYNLGMLPSVDSIEKIEIVRGAASSMYGGAAVGGVINIITRKGAENKTTAYSEFGSWNSRKYGITTGGSTGKDGKTSYMITAGRWTQDHYEYKEHQTGDVVKMPNSKFERNNASVRIDHDLGKERTLTFYYDHLDEKAGSPIAKPGTIGYSAFGYPYDRHDAAAFRDINQDNVALAYRWKQGEDITNNFQIYRNNYRLNWYMGWYMGDYMSISRYTDKEYGVEWNQSRPLGKNNRIVGGFDWKMSEIDDRSAPYPENKLRTLGVYLEDHWNFAPTWTLTGGFRHDDANKYDSENTVRFSLNKEINNRSNAFLSWGQFFRAPNAITFFRGWDPMYLPNPNLKPETGDTFTLGYNTVLPGGTKIQASLFKTDVENALVWEYPNDLITGETTSYLNNIPKQNKRGLDLRINHPLSDAWDMVLGYSYLRVKQDRQNGLGEQYDIANSNPNYYQAGFNYHQDAWNVNIMGRGATGRSQEAYSSKRYWVLDISASYQVNEDIKAYAKVFNLTNRAYETTYLWDTVGSQPMSSRQFVFGVETRL, from the coding sequence ATGAGAAAACCAAAAATCACCGGGAAAAAATTATTGCACTTATTACTAAGCAGTTCCTTATTTTTAGGTTGTGCTGGAGCTGCTGCTGCTGAGGAAGCTGTTGTTAACGGGGCTCAAGATGAGCAGGCAATAGAGGCTCAGGCAAGTATGCAAGAATTTAGTATGGAGGAATATGTAGTAACAGCCAGTAGAATGCCTACTAAAATCAGTGAGACGGCAGCGCATGTTACCGTAATCGATCAGGCGGTGATTGAACAAAAAAGTATAAAAAGTGTTGCTGAAGCACTTATTGATGCCGGTGTGGAAGTATATTATGAAGGCGGCAGTGTTGGTGATACCGGCGGTATTATTTTAAATGGCGATAACAGAATTATTGTGTTAGTAAATGGCCGGAAAATAAATGTGGAGCAGAGATTGGAACAGAATAATCTGGGGTATAATTTGGGGATGCTGCCCAGTGTGGATAGTATCGAGAAAATTGAAATCGTTAGAGGCGCTGCATCCTCAATGTATGGAGGCGCTGCTGTCGGCGGTGTGATTAATATTATTACGCGCAAAGGTGCGGAAAATAAGACAACCGCTTATTCGGAATTTGGCAGCTGGAATTCAAGAAAATATGGAATAACGACAGGCGGCAGTACCGGTAAAGACGGCAAAACCAGTTATATGATAACTGCTGGCCGCTGGACGCAAGACCATTATGAATACAAGGAACATCAAACCGGCGATGTTGTAAAAATGCCGAATAGTAAATTTGAAAGAAATAATGCGTCTGTTCGCATTGATCATGATTTGGGTAAAGAGAGAACACTGACCTTTTATTATGATCATCTGGATGAAAAAGCCGGAAGTCCCATCGCAAAGCCTGGTACGATCGGATATAGTGCGTTTGGTTATCCGTATGATAGACACGATGCTGCAGCATTTCGAGACATCAATCAAGATAATGTAGCGTTAGCTTATCGTTGGAAGCAAGGAGAAGATATCACCAATAATTTTCAAATTTACCGTAATAATTATAGACTGAATTGGTATATGGGCTGGTATATGGGTGATTATATGTCAATAAGCAGATATACGGATAAAGAATATGGTGTTGAATGGAACCAATCCAGACCGTTGGGCAAAAATAACAGGATAGTTGGGGGCTTTGACTGGAAAATGTCTGAGATTGATGACCGTTCGGCTCCATATCCTGAAAATAAATTGCGAACTCTGGGGGTCTATTTAGAAGATCATTGGAATTTTGCGCCTACCTGGACGTTAACCGGCGGCTTTCGTCATGATGACGCTAATAAATATGACAGTGAAAATACAGTCAGATTCAGTCTTAATAAAGAAATAAATAACAGAAGCAATGCTTTTCTTTCCTGGGGGCAATTTTTTCGGGCTCCTAATGCAATTACTTTCTTTAGGGGCTGGGACCCTATGTATCTTCCCAATCCGAATCTTAAACCCGAAACCGGCGATACGTTTACCTTAGGGTATAATACCGTGTTGCCCGGAGGCACAAAAATACAGGCCAGTTTGTTTAAAACTGACGTGGAAAATGCACTTGTGTGGGAGTATCCTAATGATCTGATTACTGGTGAGACAACTTCCTATCTGAATAATATTCCCAAACAAAACAAGCGCGGTTTGGATTTGCGGATCAACCATCCTCTTTCCGATGCATGGGATATGGTATTAGGATATTCTTATTTGAGAGTAAAACAAGACCGGCAGAATGGCTTGGGAGAACAATATGATATTGCCAACAGCAATCCCAATTATTATCAAGCAGGGTTTAATTATCACCAGGATGCTTGGAATGTTAATATTATGGGCCGCGGCGCTACAGGCCGCAGCCAGGAAGCTTATTCATCCAAAAGATATTGGGTCCTTGATATCAGTGCCAGCTATCAAGTGAATGAAGATATCAAGGCTTATGCCAAGGTCTTCAATTTAACCAATCGTGCTTATGAAACGACCTATTTATGGGATACTGTTGGCAGTCAGCCAATGTCTTCCCGCCAATTCGTATTTGGTGTGGAAACGCGTCTGTAA